A window of Diadema setosum chromosome 2, eeDiaSeto1, whole genome shotgun sequence contains these coding sequences:
- the LOC140246065 gene encoding EKC/KEOPS complex subunit LAGE3-like yields MESAQERLKCELRIPMCSKREAEIAYNSLRVDKEPRAKEISKELRVEESTLIVNFSATQARLLRVAVGSFMDFLLLVTQTMEEFGPPVEKDADNT; encoded by the exons ATGGAATCAGCGCAGGAGAGATTGAAATG TGAATTGAGGATACCAATGTGCTCCAAACGAGAGGCAGAGATTGCTTACAACAGTCTACGGGTCGACAAAGAACCAAGGGCGAAAGAAATCAGCAAGGAACTCAGAGTAGAAGAATCGACACTCATTGT GAACTTCAGTGCAACACAAGCAAGATTATTACGAGTGGCAGTTGGGTCTTTCATGGATTTTCTTCTTCTCGTCACTCAGACCATGGAGGAATTTGGTCCTCCTGTTGAGAAAGATGCAGACAACACTTAA